Proteins encoded in a region of the Vicia villosa cultivar HV-30 ecotype Madison, WI linkage group LG5, Vvil1.0, whole genome shotgun sequence genome:
- the LOC131603343 gene encoding LOW QUALITY PROTEIN: uncharacterized protein LOC131603343 (The sequence of the model RefSeq protein was modified relative to this genomic sequence to represent the inferred CDS: deleted 1 base in 1 codon) has translation MSGKVGGQKGSSLSGIPAASRKMVQSLKEIVNNIPDNEIYATLKECNMDPNEAVSRLLSQDPFHEVKSKREKKKEGKDTTEPPRSRGTNNYNNISSRGGGGGRTSTDRYVGRGGGSASSTQFSNNDYGLPQGKPVFKKENGTPAYGGSMSYASSVMDNNLNRQLPSQLPSYSDSVGGSDGLSSSQHSGLQSPWMVSPGQVSMADIVKMGRPQAKTSVPHSSVHSGNQAYNVLEANNDQSYVNNSNVQQKDEWPSIEHQSTVPVSSVVDAHPNSEYYTNSSNFAEASRQLKNHENEFVAEDGPVENENHDSVGSASIPAKIISDDNPESASAFDDSLYEDLNSYQSHRHPFDDNEAENGVSSMAANLEQLNIHTDDQGAEPEEENSDVLIPNHLQLHTPECFSLSFGSFGSKQNAAAVSDTGTHASGAGTHASRPLQSNLDEASGANDVSTIGSSDAKNPDYYGEEHITTTSDENIAHITGLDARTYEHSSISQPEALKPEPSETAQENQYSFPSSSHEFTYENPQQPDLTYPHLQTSSHIQNLSPFSNVMAYTNSLPNALLASTVQTARDDIPYSPFPVTQSMPAKYSNMASAIGGPNMNMSEALRANNISTPQAQPNQQTLPGAGIATGPSLPQHLAVHPYSQPTLPLGHFANMISYPFMPQSYTYMPSAFQQAFAGNSTYHQSLAAVLPQYKNSISVSSLPQSAAIPSGYGFGSSTSIPGGNYPLNPSGAPTSTTIGYDDVLSSQYKDNNHMISLQQQNENNPMWVQGPGSRTMSVPPSTYYSFQGQNQQQQQQQQSGFRQSQQPSQHFAAPHGYPNYYHSQSGISMEHQQQNPRMLLLLALKANHLSSLNNNYGKTVTNPNHLPVFKGLDVISD, from the exons ATGAGCGGCAAGGTTGGGGGACAGAAAGGTTCGTCGTTGTCGGGTATTCCGGCGGCGAGTCGGAAAATGGTACAGAGTCTGAAAGAGATAGTTAATAACATACCTGATAACGAGATCTATGCCACTCTCAAAGAGTGTAACATGGACCCTAACGAAGCTGTTAGTCGTCTTCTATCTCAAG ATCCTTTTCACGAGGTTAAGAGTAAACGAGAGAAGAAAAAAgag GGTAAGGATACAACAGAGCCACCGAGGTCCCGCGGGActaataactataataatataTCTAGTcgcggtggtggtggtggtagGACTAGCACTGACCGCTATGTTGGACGTGGTGGTGGGAGTGCAAGTTCAACCCAATTCAGTAATAATG ATTATGGTCTCCCACAGGGTAAACCTGTATTTAAGAAGGAAAATGGAACACCTGCTTATGGAGGCTCCATGTCGTATGCATCTAGTGTGATGGACAATAATTTAAACAGGCAGCTACCGTCGCAGCTACCATCTTACAG TGATTCTGTTGGTGGCAGTGATGGACTATCTTCATCACAACATAGTGGATTGCAATCTCCATGGATGGTAAGCCCAGGTCAAGTGTCAATGGCTGACATTGTCAAGATGGGTAGGCCACAGGCCAAGACCTCTGTGCCTCACTCTTCTGTCCACAGTGGTAATCAGGCATATAATGTCTTGGAGGCAAATAATGATCAAAGCTATGTTAATAACTCCAATGTTCAACAGAAAGATGAGTGGCCTTCTATTGAGCATCAATCAACTGTTCCTGTATCCTCTGTTGTTGATGCCCATCCAAATTCTGAGTATTATACAAATTCATCTAACTTTGCTGAAGCTAGTAGGCAACTGAAGAACCATGAAAATGAATTTGTTGCTGAAGATGGTCCTGTTGAGAATGAGAATCACGACAGTGTTGGATCTGCTTCTATTCCCGCTAAAATTATATCTGATGATAATCCAGAAAGTGCTTCTGCATTTGACGATAGTTTGTACGAGGACCTAAATTCTTATCAGTCTCATCGGCATCCTTTTGATGATAATGAAG CTGAAAATGGTGTTTCATCAATGGCTGCAAACTTAGAGCAGCTAAATATACACACAGATGATCAAGGGGCAGAACCAGAGGAGGAAAATTCTGATGTACTTATTCCAAATCATCTACAACTCCATACTCCAGAATGCTTTAGTCTGAGCTTTGGTAGTTTTGGATCTAAACAAAATGCCGCAGCTGTTTCTGATACTGGAACACATGCATCTGGTGCTGGAACACATGCATCTAGGCCCTTACAAAGCAACTTGGATGAGGCTTCTGGAGCTAATGATGTTTCAACTATTGGGTCCTCAGATGCCAA AAATCCTGACTATTATGGGGAGGAGCATATTACTACTACTTCAGATGAGAATATAGCCCACATAACTGGTCTAGATGCTAGGACATATGAACATTCTTCCATTTCACAACCAGAGGCTTTAAAACCGGAACCCTCTGAAACTGCTCAGGAAAATCAATATTCATTTCCTTCATCTTCGCACGAGTTTACCTATGAAAATCCCCAACAACCAGATCTTACATATCCTCATTTGCAAACAAGCTCACATATCCAGAACCTATCTCCTTTCTCCAATGTAATG GCATATACAAATTCTTTGCCCAATGCATTGTTGGCTTCAACGGTTCAAACAGCAAGGGACGATATCCCGTATTCACCCTTCCCTGTTACACAATCAATGCCTGCAAAGTATAGTAACATGGCTTCTGCAATTGGTGGTCCAAATATGAACATGTCAGAG GCTTTAAGGGCAAACAACATTTCGACACCTCAAGCTCAACCTAATCAACAAACTTTGCCTGGTGCTGGTATTGCCACTGGACCTTCACTTCCTCAACACCTTGCTGTGCATCCCTACTCGCAGCCTACTCTTCCTTTGGGGCATTTTGCCAATATGATTAGCTATCCATTCATGCCTCAGAGCTATACATACATGCCATCTGCATTTCAGCAGGCTTTTGCCGGGAATAGCACATACCACCAATCTCTGGCAGCAGTGCTTCCACAGTATAAAAACAGCATTTCTGTCAGCAGCTTGCCTCAGTCTGCTGCTATTCCATCGGGATATGGTTTTGGAAGTTCTACCAGCATTCCTGGGGGAAATTATCCTTTGAATCCGTCTGGTGCCCCAACTAGTACAACCATTGGATATGATGATGTATTAAGCTCCCAGTATAAAGACAACAATCATATGATTTCACTACAGCAGCAG AATGAGAACAATCCTATGTGGGTTCAAGGGCCTGGTTCTCGAACAATGTCAGTTCCTCCCAGCACGTATTACAGCTTCCAGGGAcagaatcaacaacaacaacaacaacagcaaagtGGATTTCGGCAAAGCCAGCAGCCATCACAGCATTTTGCTGCACCCCATGGGTACCCTAATTACTATCATTCTCAGAGTGGAATTTCTATGGAACATCAGCAGCAGAACCCTAGG ATGCTTCTCTTGCTGGCTCTCAAAGCCAACCACCTAAGCAGTCTCAACAACAATTATGGCAAAACAGTTACTAATCCTAATCACCTCCCGGTTTTTAAGGGGCTTGATGTGATATCAGATTGA
- the LOC131603345 gene encoding uncharacterized protein LOC131603345 isoform X1 gives MLSSGGFPVFNLAPNLTVSRLCLGTMTFGEQNTLTESFHLLDEAFHAGINFFDSAEMYPVPQRAETCGLSEEYLGRWIKHRNIPRDRLVIATKVAGPSGQMTWIRDGPKSLDATNIIQAIDNSLLRMQLDYIDLYQIHWPDRYVPMFGETEYDPDRQYSSISIDEQLEALSKAVKAGKIRYVGLSNETPYGLMKFIQVAQKFDPYPKIVSLQNSYSLLCRTFDSAMAECCHHESIGLLAYSPLAMGILSGKYLSPGNGPPDARLNLFKGKYSEGESRYSLSNKAIHAATREYLDVAKTYGLHPVSLAIAFVLRHPLVASVVFGATKSWQLREVLNACKIKLTSEVIEEINKIHSRFPNPCP, from the exons ATGTTGTCAAGTGGAGGATTTCCTGTATTCAACCTTGCTCCTAATCTAACCGTTTCAAGGCTGTGTTTGGGAACAATGACATTTGGGGAACAGAACACGTTGACTGAGTCATTTCATCTTCTCGATGAAGCTTTTCATGCCGGAATCAATTTCTTCGACTCCGCTGAAAT GTATCCAGTGCCTCAGCGTGCTGAGACTTGTGGATTGAGTGAGGAGTATCTTGGCCGTTGGATTAAACACCGAAATATCCCCAGGGACCGTCTCGTTATTGCAACTAAG GTTGCTGGGCCATCTGGGCAGATGACTTGGATTAGAGATGGTCCTAAATCTTTGGATGCCACCAATATCATTCAAGCTATAGATAATAG TCTGTTGAGGATGCAATTGGATTATATTGATCTTTATCAAATTCATTGGCCTGATCG CTATGTTCCAATGTTTGGAGAAACCGAATATGATCCGGATCGACAATACTCTTCAATTAGTATAGATGAACAACTTGAAGCTCTTAGCAAAGCGGTGAAAGCTGGGAAG ATCAGATATGTTGGTCTTAGTAATGAGACGCCGTATGGCTTGATGAAGTTTATTCAAGTTGCACAAAAATTCGATCCCTATCCAAAGATAGTTTCTTTGCAG AATTCGTATAGTCTGCTGTGTAGAACTTTCGATTCTGCAATGGCCGAGTGCTGCCATCACGAGAG TATTGGCTTGTTGGCCTACAGTCCTCTGGCAATGGGTATTCTTTCAGGCAAATATTTGTCCCCTGGTAATGGTCCACCAGATGCTCGGTTAAATCTCTTTAAAG GAAAGTATTCAGAAGGAGAATCCAGATACAGCTTATCCAATAAAGCTATACATGCAGCTACTAGG GAATACCTTGATGTTGCAAAAACATATGGTCTTCATCCTGTATCTCTTGCTATAG CTTTTGTTTTGCGACACCCTCTTGTTGCTAGTGTTGTTTTTGGGGCTACCAAGTCATGGCAGCTCCGGGAGGTTCTAAATGCATGCAAGATCAAGCTCACATCTGAAGTCATTGAAGAAATTAACAAGATTCATTCAAGGTTTCCAAATCCATGTCCCTGA
- the LOC131603345 gene encoding TLC domain-containing protein At5g14285 isoform X3, which yields MGMLLLQQDWLVFPFFFFFLSIYLFGYLFLFRNKNPKIRTEFSSCLISLFHGTPAAILGAIALFSDPNRGFAASNTSFQKTVLDYSIAYFVTDLLHYVVFIPGDVLFIAHHLATLFVIVTCRYVVSHGAFSVVVLLVLAEVTSACQNTWTLAGACRLENRFAARVYDALSPPFYVVYTVVRGFVGPYFVFRMVVFYASGLASGLVPTWVWVSWAVVVFSAIGVSILWVYSRWVELIRERRTEYLDVAKTYGLHPVSLAIAFVLRHPLVASVVFGATKSWQLREVLNACKIKLTSEVIEEINKIHSRFPNPCP from the exons ATGGGAATGCTTTTGTTACAACAAGATTGGTTAGTTTTCccgtttttcttcttcttcctctccatTTACCTATTCGGTTACCTCTTCCTCTTCCGtaacaaaaaccctaaaatccgAACCGAATTCTCCAGCTGTTTAATCTCACTCTTCCACGGTACTCCCGCCGCGATCCTCGGTGCAATCGCACTCTTCTCCGACCCCAACCGCGGCTTCGCAGCCTCCAACACCTCCTTCCAGAAAACCGTTCTCGATTACAGCATCGCCTACTTCGTAACCGATCTGTTACACTACGTCGTTTTCATCCCCGGCGACGTTCTCTTCATCGCTCACCATTTAGCCACGCTCTTCGTCATCGTCACGTGCCGTTACGTCGTCTCTCACGGGGCGTTCTCCGTCGTCGTTTTGCTTGTGCTCGCTGAAGTGACTAGTGCGTGTCAGAATACGTGGACGCTCGCCGGTGCTTGTAGATTGGAGAACCGGTTCGCTGCTAGGGTTTACGATGCGTTGTCTCCGCCGTTTTATGTGGTGTATACGGTTGTGAGGGGGTTTGTTGGGCCTTACTTTGTTTTTAGAATGGTGGTTTTTTATGCGAGTGGGCTTGCTTCTGGGCTTGTGCCTACTTGGGTTTGGGTTTCTTGGGCTGTGGTTGTGTTTTCGGCGATTGGTGTTAGTATTTTGTGGGTGTACTCTCGTTGGGTTGAACTCATTAGGGAAAGAAGAACT GAATACCTTGATGTTGCAAAAACATATGGTCTTCATCCTGTATCTCTTGCTATAG CTTTTGTTTTGCGACACCCTCTTGTTGCTAGTGTTGTTTTTGGGGCTACCAAGTCATGGCAGCTCCGGGAGGTTCTAAATGCATGCAAGATCAAGCTCACATCTGAAGTCATTGAAGAAATTAACAAGATTCATTCAAGGTTTCCAAATCCATGTCCCTGA
- the LOC131603345 gene encoding TLC domain-containing protein At5g14285 isoform X2: MGMLLLQQDWLVFPFFFFFLSIYLFGYLFLFRNKNPKIRTEFSSCLISLFHGTPAAILGAIALFSDPNRGFAASNTSFQKTVLDYSIAYFVTDLLHYVVFIPGDVLFIAHHLATLFVIVTCRYVVSHGAFSVVVLLVLAEVTSACQNTWTLAGACRLENRFAARVYDALSPPFYVVYTVVRGFVGPYFVFRMVVFYASGLASGLVPTWVWVSWAVVVFSAIGVSILWVYSRWVELIRERRTATKLEQKIR; encoded by the coding sequence ATGGGAATGCTTTTGTTACAACAAGATTGGTTAGTTTTCccgtttttcttcttcttcctctccatTTACCTATTCGGTTACCTCTTCCTCTTCCGtaacaaaaaccctaaaatccgAACCGAATTCTCCAGCTGTTTAATCTCACTCTTCCACGGTACTCCCGCCGCGATCCTCGGTGCAATCGCACTCTTCTCCGACCCCAACCGCGGCTTCGCAGCCTCCAACACCTCCTTCCAGAAAACCGTTCTCGATTACAGCATCGCCTACTTCGTAACCGATCTGTTACACTACGTCGTTTTCATCCCCGGCGACGTTCTCTTCATCGCTCACCATTTAGCCACGCTCTTCGTCATCGTCACGTGCCGTTACGTCGTCTCTCACGGGGCGTTCTCCGTCGTCGTTTTGCTTGTGCTCGCTGAAGTGACTAGTGCGTGTCAGAATACGTGGACGCTCGCCGGTGCTTGTAGATTGGAGAACCGGTTCGCTGCTAGGGTTTACGATGCGTTGTCTCCGCCGTTTTATGTGGTGTATACGGTTGTGAGGGGGTTTGTTGGGCCTTACTTTGTTTTTAGAATGGTGGTTTTTTATGCGAGTGGGCTTGCTTCTGGGCTTGTGCCTACTTGGGTTTGGGTTTCTTGGGCTGTGGTTGTGTTTTCGGCGATTGGTGTTAGTATTTTGTGGGTGTACTCTCGTTGGGTTGAACTCATTAGGGAAAGAAGAACTGCTACCAAATTAGAGCAGAAAATTAGATAG